Proteins encoded by one window of Cannabis sativa cultivar Pink pepper isolate KNU-18-1 chromosome 4, ASM2916894v1, whole genome shotgun sequence:
- the LOC115712106 gene encoding rho GDP-dissociation inhibitor 1, whose product MEGSSSLAHGVGIEKEEGDNHKEMIENPSGVCEFGPEDDDDEEEESSVLSSGFVPGPLLSLKEQIEKDKDDNSLRRWKEKLLGSLESDLSSQMEPEVKFHSIGIISNDFGEINTSLPVDENKRNNFLFTLKEGSHYRLKLTFSVLHNIVSGLIYSNTVWKTGIKVDSSKGMLGTFAPNREPYVHTLEEETTPSGVLARGSYSAKLKFEDDDGRVHMELKYSFEIKKRS is encoded by the exons atggAAGGAAGCTCTTCTTTAGCTCATGGTGTTGGGATTGAGAAGGAAGAAGGAGATAATCACAAGGAAATGATTGAAAATCCAAGTGGGGTTTGTGAGTTTGGAccagaagatgatgatgatgaagaagaagaaagtagTGTTCTTTCTTCTGGGTTTGTTCCTGGGCCTCTGCTTTCTCTCAAGGAACAGATTGAGAAAGACAAG GATGATAATAGCTTAAGGAGATGGAAAGAAAAATTGCTCGGTTCCTTGGAAAGTGATCTGAGTA GCCAAATGGAACCTGAAGTCAAATTCCATTCCATTGGAATAATCTCTAATGATTTTGGGGAAATCAACACTTCTTTACCAGTTGATGAAAACAAAAGAAACAATTTCCTTTTCACACTCAAGGAAGGATCTCATTACCGGCTTAAGCTAACGTTCAGTGTGCTACACAACATTGTTTCGGGCCTTATCTACTCCAACACTGTCTGGAAAACAGGAATCAAAG TTGATTCAAGCAAGGGAATGTTGGGCACTTTTGCTCCTAATAGAGAGCCTTATGTGCATACATTGGAGGAAGAGACTACTCCATCTGGGGTGCTTGCTAGAGGATCATACTCTGCAAAGCTTAAG TTTGAAGATGATGATGGAAGAGTTCATATGGAGCTGAAGTATTCTTTTGAGATCAAAAAGCGGTCTTAG
- the LOC115715165 gene encoding phospholipid--sterol O-acyltransferase isoform X2 has protein sequence MRGPTVLFLFIALVTAVAVAGGGGEFDGDYSKLSGIIIPGFASTQLRAWSILDCPFSPLDFNPLDLVWLDTTKLLSAVNCWLKCMMLDPYNQTDHPDCKSRPDSGLSAITELDPGYITGPLSSVWKEWIKWCIEFGIEANAIIAVPYDWRLSPAMLEERDLYFHKLKLTFETALKLRGGPSLVFAHSLGNNVFQYFLEWLKLEIAPKHYNKWLDEHIHAYFAVGAPLLGATETVKAALSGLTFGLPVSEGTARLLFNSFGSSLWMMPFSKYCRAENVYSKHFSWGGSRKSHQTYFCDEQEFRLNFSGWPTNIINIEIPSTHGLEAYPSITEIAESNLTSMECGLPTQLSFSAREMSDGTFFKAIEDYDPDSKRLLYQLQKLYHGDPVLNPLTPWERPPIKNVFCIYGIDLKTEVGYYFAPSGKPYPDNWIITDVIYEMEGFLTSRSGNDVEGNPGATSGDETVPYHSLSWCKNWLGPKVNITRTPQSEHDGSDVHVELNVEHIHDVDIVPNMTKLPRAKYVTYYEDSESIPGKRTAVWELDKANHRNIVRSPILMRELWLQMWHDVHPNATSKFVTKAKRGPLRDEDCYWDYGKARCAWAEYCEYRYNFGDVHLGQSCRLKNSSAKMLLDYL, from the exons ATGCGAGGACCCACTGTTCTATTCCTCTTCATCGCCTTGGTCACCGCCGTCGCCGTTGCCGGAGGAGGAGGAGAGTTTGACGGCGACTACTCCAAGCTCTCGGGGATCATAATTCCAGGCTTCGCTTCCACCCAACTTCGTGCCTGGTCAATTTTGGATTGCCCTTTCTCTCCTCTCGATTTCAATCCCCTCGATTTGGTTTGGCTCGACACCACCAAA CTTCTTTCTGCAGTAAATTGTTGGCTTAAATGCATGATGTTAGACCCTTACAACCAAACAGATCACCCCGACTGCAAGTCCCGGCCCGATAGCGGTCTTTCAGCAATTACAGAGCTTGATCCTGGCTATATAACAG GCCCTCTTTCTTCGGTTTGGAAAGAATGGATTAAGTGGTGCATTGAGTTTGGTATTGAGGCTAATGCAATAATTGCTGTTCCATATGATTGGAGATTGTCACCAGCAATGCTTGAGGAACGAGACCTTTACTTTCATAAGCTTAA ATTGACATTTGAAACTGCATTGAAACTTCGCGGAGGCCCCTCTTTAGTATTTGCTCATTCATTAGGTAATAATGTATTCCAATACTTCTTGGAGTGGTTAAAGCTGGAAATTGCACCAAAACATTATAATAAATGGCTCGACGAACACATTCATGCCTATTTTGCTGTTG GAGCTCCTCTTCTTGGTGCAACCGAGACAGTAAAAGCAGCACTATCTGGATTGACATTTGGTCTTCCTGTTTCCGAG GGGACTGCTCGCCTGTTGTTCAATTCATTTGGTTCTTCTCTATGGATGATGCCATTTTCAAAGTATTGTAGGGCGGAGAATGTATACTCGAAGCATTTCTCTTGGGGAGGGAGCAGAAAGAGTCATCAAACATATTTTTGTGATGAGCAAGAATTTCGGTTAAATTTCTCTGGGTGGccaacaaacataataaatattgaAATTCCTTCAACCCATG GACTTGAGGCCTATCCATCAATTACCGAAATAGCAGAGTCTAACTTGACTAGCATGGAATGTGGACTTCCAACTCAGTTATCCTTTTCTGCTCGAGAAATGTCCGATGGAACCTTTTTCAAAGCAATAGAAGATTATGATCCGGACAGTAAGAGGCTGTTGTATCAATTACAAAA GTTATATCATGGTGATCCAGTTTTAAATCCACTCACACCATGGGAGAGACCACCTATTAAAAATGTCTTCTGCATCTATGGAATAGATTTGAAGACCGAG GTTGGATACTATTTTGCGCCTAGTGGGAAGCCTTACCCCGACAATTGGATCATCACAGATGTGATTTATGAAATGGAAGGATTTCTAACCTCGAG GTCAGGGAATGACGTGGAAGGAAATCCAGGAGCAACGAGTGGGGATGAAACA GTACCATACCATTCTCTTTCCTGGTGTAAGAATTGGCTTGGACCTAAAGTAAATATAACAAGGACACCTCAG TCGGAGCATGATGGGTCTGATGTACATGTGGAATTGAATGTAGAACATATTCATGATGTAGACATTGTTCCCAACATGACAAAGCTCCCTAGAGCCAAGTATGTTACGTATTATGAAGATTCTGAGAGTATTCCGGGTAAGAGGACAGCAGTATGGGAGCTCGATAAAG CGAATCATAGGAACATTGTCAGATCGCCAATTCTAATGCGGGAGTTATGGCTTCAGATGTGGCACGATGTCCATCCAAACGCAACCTCAAAATTTGTTACCAAAG cCAAACGAGGACCTTTGAGGGACGAGGACTGTTATTGGGATTATGGGAAAGCTCGCTGTGCATGGGCCGAGTACTGTGAATACag ATACAATTTCGGGGATGTACATTTAGGACAGAGCTGTAGGTTAAAGAATTCTTCAGCTAAAATGCTCTTGGATTACTTGTAG
- the LOC115715165 gene encoding phospholipid--sterol O-acyltransferase isoform X1: MRGPTVLFLFIALVTAVAVAGGGGEFDGDYSKLSGIIIPGFASTQLRAWSILDCPFSPLDFNPLDLVWLDTTKLLSAVNCWLKCMMLDPYNQTDHPDCKSRPDSGLSAITELDPGYITGPLSSVWKEWIKWCIEFGIEANAIIAVPYDWRLSPAMLEERDLYFHKLKLTFETALKLRGGPSLVFAHSLGNNVFQYFLEWLKLEIAPKHYNKWLDEHIHAYFAVGAPLLGATETVKAALSGLTFGLPVSEVIPLTTIYDAFSFWGTARLLFNSFGSSLWMMPFSKYCRAENVYSKHFSWGGSRKSHQTYFCDEQEFRLNFSGWPTNIINIEIPSTHGLEAYPSITEIAESNLTSMECGLPTQLSFSAREMSDGTFFKAIEDYDPDSKRLLYQLQKLYHGDPVLNPLTPWERPPIKNVFCIYGIDLKTEVGYYFAPSGKPYPDNWIITDVIYEMEGFLTSRSGNDVEGNPGATSGDETVPYHSLSWCKNWLGPKVNITRTPQSEHDGSDVHVELNVEHIHDVDIVPNMTKLPRAKYVTYYEDSESIPGKRTAVWELDKANHRNIVRSPILMRELWLQMWHDVHPNATSKFVTKAKRGPLRDEDCYWDYGKARCAWAEYCEYRYNFGDVHLGQSCRLKNSSAKMLLDYL; the protein is encoded by the exons ATGCGAGGACCCACTGTTCTATTCCTCTTCATCGCCTTGGTCACCGCCGTCGCCGTTGCCGGAGGAGGAGGAGAGTTTGACGGCGACTACTCCAAGCTCTCGGGGATCATAATTCCAGGCTTCGCTTCCACCCAACTTCGTGCCTGGTCAATTTTGGATTGCCCTTTCTCTCCTCTCGATTTCAATCCCCTCGATTTGGTTTGGCTCGACACCACCAAA CTTCTTTCTGCAGTAAATTGTTGGCTTAAATGCATGATGTTAGACCCTTACAACCAAACAGATCACCCCGACTGCAAGTCCCGGCCCGATAGCGGTCTTTCAGCAATTACAGAGCTTGATCCTGGCTATATAACAG GCCCTCTTTCTTCGGTTTGGAAAGAATGGATTAAGTGGTGCATTGAGTTTGGTATTGAGGCTAATGCAATAATTGCTGTTCCATATGATTGGAGATTGTCACCAGCAATGCTTGAGGAACGAGACCTTTACTTTCATAAGCTTAA ATTGACATTTGAAACTGCATTGAAACTTCGCGGAGGCCCCTCTTTAGTATTTGCTCATTCATTAGGTAATAATGTATTCCAATACTTCTTGGAGTGGTTAAAGCTGGAAATTGCACCAAAACATTATAATAAATGGCTCGACGAACACATTCATGCCTATTTTGCTGTTG GAGCTCCTCTTCTTGGTGCAACCGAGACAGTAAAAGCAGCACTATCTGGATTGACATTTGGTCTTCCTGTTTCCGAGGTTATTCCTCTCACAACCATTTATGACGCCTTCAGTTTTTGG GGGACTGCTCGCCTGTTGTTCAATTCATTTGGTTCTTCTCTATGGATGATGCCATTTTCAAAGTATTGTAGGGCGGAGAATGTATACTCGAAGCATTTCTCTTGGGGAGGGAGCAGAAAGAGTCATCAAACATATTTTTGTGATGAGCAAGAATTTCGGTTAAATTTCTCTGGGTGGccaacaaacataataaatattgaAATTCCTTCAACCCATG GACTTGAGGCCTATCCATCAATTACCGAAATAGCAGAGTCTAACTTGACTAGCATGGAATGTGGACTTCCAACTCAGTTATCCTTTTCTGCTCGAGAAATGTCCGATGGAACCTTTTTCAAAGCAATAGAAGATTATGATCCGGACAGTAAGAGGCTGTTGTATCAATTACAAAA GTTATATCATGGTGATCCAGTTTTAAATCCACTCACACCATGGGAGAGACCACCTATTAAAAATGTCTTCTGCATCTATGGAATAGATTTGAAGACCGAG GTTGGATACTATTTTGCGCCTAGTGGGAAGCCTTACCCCGACAATTGGATCATCACAGATGTGATTTATGAAATGGAAGGATTTCTAACCTCGAG GTCAGGGAATGACGTGGAAGGAAATCCAGGAGCAACGAGTGGGGATGAAACA GTACCATACCATTCTCTTTCCTGGTGTAAGAATTGGCTTGGACCTAAAGTAAATATAACAAGGACACCTCAG TCGGAGCATGATGGGTCTGATGTACATGTGGAATTGAATGTAGAACATATTCATGATGTAGACATTGTTCCCAACATGACAAAGCTCCCTAGAGCCAAGTATGTTACGTATTATGAAGATTCTGAGAGTATTCCGGGTAAGAGGACAGCAGTATGGGAGCTCGATAAAG CGAATCATAGGAACATTGTCAGATCGCCAATTCTAATGCGGGAGTTATGGCTTCAGATGTGGCACGATGTCCATCCAAACGCAACCTCAAAATTTGTTACCAAAG cCAAACGAGGACCTTTGAGGGACGAGGACTGTTATTGGGATTATGGGAAAGCTCGCTGTGCATGGGCCGAGTACTGTGAATACag ATACAATTTCGGGGATGTACATTTAGGACAGAGCTGTAGGTTAAAGAATTCTTCAGCTAAAATGCTCTTGGATTACTTGTAG